Proteins from a genomic interval of Sphingomonas sp. Y38-1Y:
- a CDS encoding right-handed parallel beta-helix repeat-containing protein gives MRHVAALFATALLAAPAMSQGGGPYAVEGGRSYSSLQDAVNAIGGGTGTIRIAPGRYRDCAVQEAGRIAFVAEPGKVVFDGAICEGKATLVLRGQGAKVDGIVFTRTFVPDGNGAGIRIETGNLEVVNTMFVDGQCGILSAEDPSSVISIDRTTFARLGKHPDGTGAHALYIGNYGGLRVTRSRFEQGTGGHYVKSRAPRVEIVDNSFDDSRGHTTNYMIDLSNGATGRIADNSFVQGPDKENYSTMIAVAAEGVHNSSRGLVVENNRADLAPTFKESTTFVGDWAKDGVTVRGNTLAPRIKDYATR, from the coding sequence ATGCGCCATGTCGCCGCGCTGTTCGCCACCGCCCTTCTTGCCGCGCCCGCCATGAGCCAGGGCGGCGGACCCTATGCGGTCGAGGGCGGGCGCAGCTATTCGAGCCTTCAGGATGCAGTGAACGCGATCGGCGGCGGCACCGGCACGATCCGCATCGCGCCGGGGCGGTACCGGGACTGCGCGGTGCAGGAGGCGGGGCGCATCGCCTTCGTCGCGGAGCCGGGCAAGGTCGTGTTCGACGGCGCGATCTGTGAGGGCAAGGCGACATTGGTGCTCCGCGGGCAGGGTGCCAAGGTCGACGGCATCGTCTTCACGCGCACCTTCGTGCCCGACGGCAATGGTGCCGGCATCCGCATCGAGACGGGCAATCTGGAGGTCGTGAACACGATGTTCGTCGACGGCCAGTGCGGCATCCTGTCGGCCGAGGACCCTTCGTCGGTCATCAGCATCGACCGGACGACCTTTGCGCGGCTGGGCAAGCACCCCGACGGCACCGGGGCGCACGCGCTCTACATCGGCAATTATGGCGGCCTTCGCGTGACGCGCAGCCGCTTCGAGCAGGGCACCGGCGGCCATTACGTCAAGAGCCGCGCGCCGCGGGTCGAGATCGTCGACAACAGCTTCGACGACAGCCGCGGGCACACTACCAACTACATGATCGACCTGTCCAACGGCGCGACCGGGCGGATCGCCGACAACAGCTTCGTCCAGGGGCCGGACAAGGAGAATTACTCGACGATGATCGCCGTCGCGGCGGAGGGGGTACACAATTCCTCGCGCGGTCTGGTGGTCGAGAACAACCGTGCCGACCTCGCCCCCACGTTCAAGGAGTCGACCACCTTCGTCGGCGATTGGGCGAAGGACGGCGTGACCGTGCGCGGCAACACGCTCGCGCCGCGGATCAAGGATTACGCGACGCGCTAG
- a CDS encoding ABC transporter permease: MRRVSWTALWRIARRDLHAGFRGLRLLFVCLFLGVATLATIGSLTASISSELGARGRVILGGDVEVAMTQREAAAAELAALRQPAARFSTTIRLRAMANGPARPGTPGAVLTELKGVDGAYPLTGTLRLASGAYTPLPADAILVDRALAERLLLRVGDRLRYGTAPFRVAGIIAEEPDRVGEGFTLGPVAIVSLDGLRRTGLVQPGALYETKYRLTLPAGVAPDGVVGGWKTRFPAAGFEYKTRDRAAPGADRFFQRLGQFLGLIGLAALVIAGIGVGNGVGAYLTAKRGAIATLKVLGATARDIERLYLMQIGAVALVAVAGGLVVGAALPPAIVLLVGDLLPVRPAVGLHLLPLVTSAAFGLLVALAFALPPLARARSMPAAALLREGVERRGGVERRGGIERRTALRVALAGGAVVALAVATARDPLFAASVLAAVAAVLLLLAGLGWAIRRLAARVPRPRAPLVRLAVANLHRPGAQTGALVVALGLALTLFVTLAAIQTSLDAEIARAVPARAPDQFVLDVPSDQRARFEALVKSNAPEAELNVVPSLRGTIVAYGQTRVADLAAIPDDAWFLRGERGVTYSPTLPQGSVLTAGKWWPADYAGPPLVSLDREAARVMKVGVGDTLTVSILGREIEAKIANLREIHWETLGFNYIMVFSPNTLAAAPHSLTATIEMDDAHQGAVTRAILTAFPSASIIATREIVGQVRTILDQMAAAILLSASVAILAGIAVLIGAIAASRAARTYDSTILKTLGATRGQVLGAQAVEYALLAGLLAVLALALGGGAAWFVIVRVFEFGWAPDWWVVGGVLGGGALLTLGIGLIGSWPVLSARPAAVLRRL; this comes from the coding sequence TCGTGTGCCTGTTCCTGGGCGTGGCGACGCTAGCGACAATCGGCAGCCTGACCGCCTCGATCTCCAGCGAGCTGGGCGCGCGTGGCCGCGTCATCCTGGGCGGCGACGTCGAGGTGGCGATGACGCAGCGCGAGGCGGCGGCGGCGGAGCTCGCGGCGCTGCGGCAACCGGCGGCGCGCTTCTCGACGACGATCCGGCTGCGCGCGATGGCGAACGGACCTGCGCGGCCGGGGACGCCGGGGGCGGTGCTGACCGAGTTGAAAGGCGTCGATGGTGCCTATCCGCTGACCGGCACGCTAAGGCTGGCGAGCGGCGCTTACACGCCGCTGCCCGCCGACGCGATCTTGGTCGATCGCGCGCTGGCCGAGCGGCTGTTGCTGCGCGTAGGCGACCGGCTGCGCTACGGCACCGCCCCGTTCCGGGTGGCGGGCATTATCGCCGAGGAGCCCGACCGGGTGGGGGAGGGCTTCACGCTCGGCCCTGTCGCGATCGTTTCGCTCGACGGGTTGCGCCGCACCGGCCTTGTCCAGCCCGGCGCGCTCTATGAGACCAAGTACCGGCTGACGCTGCCCGCCGGCGTCGCGCCGGATGGCGTGGTCGGAGGGTGGAAGACGCGCTTCCCCGCTGCCGGCTTCGAATACAAGACGCGCGATCGCGCGGCGCCGGGCGCCGACCGGTTCTTCCAGCGGCTCGGCCAGTTCCTCGGGCTGATCGGGCTGGCTGCGCTGGTGATCGCGGGGATCGGCGTCGGCAACGGCGTGGGCGCGTATCTGACCGCCAAGCGCGGTGCGATCGCGACGCTCAAGGTGCTGGGCGCGACCGCGCGCGATATCGAGCGATTGTACCTGATGCAGATCGGCGCGGTGGCGCTGGTCGCGGTGGCGGGTGGGTTGGTGGTGGGCGCGGCGCTGCCGCCCGCGATCGTGCTGCTGGTCGGCGACCTGTTGCCGGTCAGGCCCGCGGTCGGGCTCCACCTGTTGCCGCTGGTGACGAGCGCGGCGTTCGGGTTGCTCGTCGCGCTCGCCTTTGCGCTGCCGCCGCTGGCGCGTGCGCGATCGATGCCGGCGGCGGCGCTGCTGCGCGAGGGTGTCGAGCGGCGCGGCGGGGTCGAGCGGCGCGGCGGGATCGAGCGGCGCACTGCGCTGCGGGTGGCGCTGGCGGGCGGGGCGGTCGTGGCGCTGGCGGTGGCGACCGCGCGCGATCCGCTGTTCGCCGCATCGGTGCTGGCTGCCGTCGCCGCGGTGTTGCTGCTGCTCGCGGGGCTCGGCTGGGCGATCCGGCGGCTGGCCGCGCGCGTGCCGCGCCCGCGCGCGCCGCTGGTCCGGCTGGCGGTCGCCAATCTCCACCGGCCGGGCGCGCAGACCGGCGCGCTGGTTGTCGCACTCGGGCTGGCGCTCACCTTGTTCGTCACGCTGGCGGCGATCCAGACCAGCCTGGATGCCGAGATCGCCCGCGCCGTACCCGCGCGCGCGCCCGACCAGTTCGTGCTCGACGTGCCGAGCGACCAACGTGCGCGGTTCGAGGCTTTGGTAAAGTCGAACGCGCCCGAGGCGGAGCTTAACGTCGTCCCGTCGCTCAGGGGCACGATCGTCGCCTATGGTCAGACGCGCGTCGCCGACCTTGCGGCGATCCCCGACGACGCCTGGTTCCTGCGCGGCGAGCGCGGCGTCACCTATTCGCCGACGCTGCCGCAGGGGAGCGTCCTGACCGCGGGCAAATGGTGGCCGGCCGATTATGCCGGACCACCGCTCGTCTCGCTCGACCGGGAAGCGGCGCGGGTGATGAAGGTCGGCGTCGGCGACACGCTGACCGTCAGCATCCTGGGGCGTGAGATCGAGGCCAAAATCGCCAATCTGCGCGAGATCCACTGGGAGACGCTCGGCTTCAACTACATTATGGTGTTCTCGCCCAATACGCTTGCCGCCGCGCCGCACAGCCTTACCGCGACGATCGAAATGGACGACGCGCATCAGGGAGCGGTGACACGCGCGATCCTCACCGCCTTCCCCTCGGCCTCGATCATCGCGACGCGCGAGATCGTCGGGCAGGTGCGCACCATCCTCGACCAGATGGCGGCGGCGATCCTGTTGTCGGCATCGGTCGCGATCCTGGCCGGGATCGCGGTGCTGATCGGCGCGATCGCCGCCAGCCGCGCGGCGCGCACCTATGACAGCACGATCCTCAAGACGCTGGGTGCCACCCGCGGTCAGGTGCTGGGGGCGCAGGCGGTGGAATATGCGCTGCTCGCCGGGCTGCTGGCGGTGCTGGCGTTGGCGCTGGGGGGCGGGGCGGCGTGGTTCGTCATCGTGCGCGTGTTCGAGTTCGGCTGGGCGCCCGACTGGTGGGTGGTGGGTGGCGTGCTCGGCGGCGGCGCGCTGCTGACGCTCGGCATCGGCCTGATCGGCAGCTGGCCGGTCCTGTCGGCGCGTCCCGCAGCGGTACTCCGCCGGCTCTGA